A genomic segment from Aegilops tauschii subsp. strangulata cultivar AL8/78 chromosome 1, Aet v6.0, whole genome shotgun sequence encodes:
- the LOC109731804 gene encoding LOB domain-containing protein 12: MAGGSPCASCKLLRRRCTKDCIFAPFFPADDPHKFAIVHKVFGASNVSKMLLELPVQQRGDAVSSLVYEANARVRDPVYGCVGAISFLQNQVSQLQMQLAVAQAEILCIQMQQRDGCRSQDDAGRSDGHSLAAMQQMVVDDTAAAEAFLMQNGGGGFPPQLMSSYGGAPASNVHHYGQQDHLKRESLWT; encoded by the exons ATGGCCGGCGGGTCGCCGTGCGCGTCGTGCAAGCTGCTCCGGCGGCGGTGCACCAAGGACTGCATCTTCGCGCCCTTCTTCCCCGCCGACGACCCCCACAAGTTCGCCATCGTCCACAAGGTCTTCGGCGCCAGCAACGTCAGCAAGATGCTCCTG GAGCTGCCGGTGCAACAGCGCGGGGACGCGGTGAGCAGCCTGGTGTACGAGGCGAACGCGCGGGTACGGGACCCGGTGTACGGCTGCGTGGGGGCCATCTCCTTCCTGCAGAACCAGGTGTCGCAGCTGCAGATGCAGCTCGCTGTCGCGCAGGCCGAGATCCTGTGCATCCAGATGCAGCAGCGAGACGGCTGCCGGTCCCAGGACGACGCAGGACGAAGCGACGGCCACAGCCTGGCGGCCATGCAGCAGATGGTCGTCGACGACACCGCGGCGGCAGAGGCTTTCCTGATGcagaacggcggcggcggcttcccgcCGCAGCTGATGAGCAGCTACGGCGGCGCGCCGGCCTCCAACGTGCATCACTACGGGCAGCAGGACCACCTCAAGAGGGAGTCCCTCTGGACGTAG